Proteins encoded in a region of the Trichosurus vulpecula isolate mTriVul1 chromosome 9, mTriVul1.pri, whole genome shotgun sequence genome:
- the RHOT2 gene encoding mitochondrial Rho GTPase 2 isoform X1: MKRDVRILLLGEAQVGKTSLIMALVGEEFPEEVPPRAEEITIPADVTPEKVPTHIVDYSETEQTEEELKDEIHKANVVCMVYDVSEDSTIEKIRTKWIPLVNGRAEKGPRIPIILVGNKSDLRSGSSMETILPIMNQFSEIETCVECSAKNLKNISELFYYAQKAVLHPTAPLYDPEEKQLRPSCAQALTRIFRLSDQDNNQVLSDDELNYFQKSCFGNPLAPQALEDVKMVVCKNTTNGVKDDGLSLDGFLFLNTLFIQRGRHETTWTILRRFGYDDELELTDDYLHPLIRVPPGCTTELNHFGYQFLQKMFEKHDKDQDGALSPSELQSFFSPFPSLPWGPELYNMVCTNDKGLLSLHGFLCQWTLVTYLNIHHCLEHLGYLGYPILCEQDSQIHAITVTREKKVDLEKGQTQRNVFLCNVIGARGVGKSAFLQAFLGKNLEALREHPGEQSFHAINTVQVNGQEKYLILFEAEADTQFTTTSSVACDVACLMFAVNDPKSFAYCASVYKQYYMDGQIPCLFVASKSDLPEVVPPRGMSPAEFCYRHHLPPPCYFTSSGPSAPSTTVFTRLATLATFPHLSDLELRTASFWLRMTLGATVAAVLGFTLYKTLVKNK; the protein is encoded by the exons ATGAAGCGGGACGTGCGGATCCTGCTGCTGGGCGAGG CCCAGGTGGGGAAGACCTCCCTGATCATGGCCCTGGTGGGCGAGGAGTTCCCGGAGGAG GTTCCCCCTCGAGCTGAGGAGATCACAATTCCAGCTGATGTTACCCCTGAGAAGGTGCCCACTCACATTGTGGATTACTCAG AAACAGAACAGACAGAGGAAGAACTGAAGGATGAGATCCACAAG GCAAATGTGGTATGCATGGTATATGATGTTTCTGAGGATTCtaccattgagaag ATCCGAACAAAGTGGATTCCATTGGTGAATGGGAGAGCAGAAAAAGGGCCAAG aatccctaTCATTCTGGTGGGGAACAAGTCAGACCTACGCTCTGGTAGCTCCATGGAGACCATTCTGCCAATCATGAACCAATTTTCTGAGATAGAGACCTGTGTAGAG TGTTCTGCCAAGAATTTGAAAAACATCTCAGAATTATTCTATTACGCTCAAAAGGCAGTTTTACACCCTACAGCACCCTTGTATGATCCAGAGGAGAAACAG CTAAGGCCATCTTGTGCTCAAGCACTCACACGCATCTTCAGACTCTCTGACCAGGACAACAACCAGGTGCTGAGTGACGATGAGCTCAATTACTTTCAG AAATCATGCTTTGGAAATCCTTTGGCCCCCCAAGCCCTGGAGGATGTGAAGATGGTGGTGTGTAAGAACACAACAAATGGTGTGAAAGATGATGGGCTGAGCTTGGATG GCTTCCTCTTTTTGAATACCCTCTTCATTCAGAGGGGTCGTCACGAGACCACCTGGACCATCCTACGCCGCTTTGGCTATGATGATGAGCTGGAGCTGACTGATGACTATCTTCACCCACT gATCCGTGTTCCTCCTGGCTGTACCACTGAGCTCAATCACTTTGGTTACCAGTTTTTGCAAAAGATGTTTGAGAAGCATGACAAG GACCAAGATGGAGCCCTCTCCCCTTCTGAGCTTCAGAGCTTCTTTAGCCCATTCCCTTCTCTGCCTTGGGGCCCTGAACTCTACAATATGGTATGCACCAATGATAAAGGCCTGCTTTCCCTGCATGGATTCCTCTGCCAGTGGAC ATTAGTAACCTACCTGAACATCCACCACTGCCTAGAGCACCTTGGTTACCTGGGTTACCCTATTCTGTGTGAGCAAGACTCTCAGATACATGCCATCACAG TCACCCGAGAGAAGAAGGTAGACCTGGAAAAGGGACAGACACAGAGGAATGTCTTCCTCTGTAACGTAATTGGTGCTCGGGGTGTAGGCAAGTCAGCATTCCTACAGGCCTTCCTTGGAAAGAACTTAGAG GCCCTCAGGGAGCACCCAGGAGAACAGTCCTTCCATGCCATCAACACAGTGCAAGTCAACGGGCAGGAGAAATATTTAATA CTGTTTGAGGCAGAAGCAGACACACAATTCACTACAACGTCCAGTGTAGCCTGTGATGTTGCCTGCTTGATGTTCGCTGTGAATGACCCCAAATCCTTCGCCTACTGCGCCAGTGTTTATAAG CAATACTATATGGATGGACAGATCCCCTGCCTCTTTGTTGCTTCCAAGTCTGATCTGCCAGAAGTGGTCCCACCACGCGGGATGTCCCCAGCTGAGTTCTGCTACAGGCACCATCTCCCTCCACCGTGCTACTTCACCAGCAGTGGTCCCAGTGCTCCGAGCACCACTGTTTTCACCCGGCTGGCAACTTTGGCCACTTTCCC gcACTTGAGTGATTTAGAACTTCGCACAGCCTCCTTTTGGCTCCGGATGACCTTGGGGGCCACTGTGGCTGCAGTCCTTGGATTCACCCTTTACAAGACCCTGGTGAAGAACAAGTAA
- the RHBDL1 gene encoding rhomboid-related protein 1 isoform X2 has translation MDRSSLLQLIQEQQLDPDNTGFIGVETFTGLVHSHELPLDPAKLDMLVALAQSNDQGQICYQELVDLIIVFLCYGARLNKWVLQTYHPEYMKSPLVYHPGHRARAWRFLTYMFMHVGLEQLGFNALLQLMIGVPLEMVHGVLRIGFLYLAGVLAGSLTVSITDMRAPVVGGSGGVYALCSAHLANVVMNWAGMRCPYKLLRMVLALVCMSSEVGRAVWLRFSPPLPASGPQPSFMAHLAGAVVGISMGLTILRSYEENLQDQCGWWVVLLSYATFLLFAIFWNIFAYDLLGAQVLPPP, from the exons ATGGACAGGAGCTCCCTGCTGCAGCTCATCCAGGAGCAG CAGTTGGACCCAGACAACACTGGCTTCATTGGCGTGGAGACCTTCACCGGCCTGGTGCACAGCCATGAGCTGCCACTGGACCCTGCTAAGCTGGACATGCTGGTGGCACTGGCCCAGAGTAACGACCAAGGACAGATCTGCTACCAGGAGTTGGTAGACCTG ATCATCGTGTTCTTGTGTTATGGGGCTCGATTGAACAAGTGGGTGCTGCAGACCTACCACCCTGAGTATATGAAGAGTCCTCTGGTGTACCACCCTGGCCATCGTGCTCGAGCCTGGCGATTTCTCACCTACATGTTCATGCATGTCGG GCTGGAACAGCTGGGCTTCAATGCTCTCCTACAGCTCATGATTGGCGTGCCCCTGGAGATGGTGCATGGGGTGCTTCGGATAGGTTTCCTTTACTTGGCAGGCGTGCTGGCAG GTTCCCTGACAGTCTCTATTACAGACATGCGGGCCCCTGTGGTAGGAGGTTCAGGCGGGGTCTATGCCCTCTGTTCTGCCCATCTGGCCAATGTTGTCATG AATTGGGCTGGCATGCGCTGCCCCTACAAATTGCTGAGAATGGTGCTGGCGCTGGTGTGCA TGAGCTCAGAGGTGGGCCGGGCTGTTTGGCTCCgcttctccccacccctgcctgccTCAGGCCCTCAGCCCAGCTTTATGGCCCATCTGGCGGGCGCCGTCGTGGGCATCAGCATGGGCCTGACCATCCTTCGAAGCTACGAGGAGAACCTGCAGGACCAGTGTGGCTGGTGGGTGGTGTTGCTCTCCTACGCCACCTTCCTCCTTTTTGCCATCTTCTGGAACATCTTCGCCTATGACCTGCTGGGGGCGCAGGTCCTGCCTCCCCCCTAG
- the LOC118831364 gene encoding uncharacterized protein LOC118831364 translates to MPGFPSPGAAAMGPSGGLYGCDDPQCWTAVLGCYKEVVRAKEGKSRKLVALDAWYQEELPVSMRERKEKYLTRDELVKLMEWKLTRGKFRPQLQHLVATNPEELVKRCTATAFSLLPNVEAAITELSQLKAVGPATASAILAAGAPETVAFMGDEAVAAIPDLPVLQYTLKHYILYLDKIRACAKRLSQVDASSEWTPHQIEMCLWTWTVAQKLCPTALPHFSWTASKAKKGAEDVRPSKKRKASIH, encoded by the exons ATGCCCGGATTCCCGTCCCCTGGGGCTGCAGCCATGGGCCCGAGCGGGGGTCTCTATGGCTGTGACGACCCCCAGTGCTGGACGGCAGTGCTGGGCTGCTACAAGGAGGTGGTCAGAGCCAAAGAGGGCAAGTCCCGGAAACTTGTCGCTTTGGATGCATG GTATCAGGAGGAACTGCCAGTttctatgagagagagaaaggagaaataccTAACTCGAGATGAATTGGTGAAGCTGATGGAATGGAAGCTGACG AGAGGCAAGTTCAGACCACAACTGCAGCATTTGGTGGCCACTAACCCGGAGGAATTGGTAAAGAGGTGCACAGCAACAGCCTTCTCTCTGCTACCCAACGTGGAAGCTGCCATCACAGAGCTGAGCCAGCTTAAGGCTGTGGGACCGGCCACTGCCTCtg CAATTCTGGCAGCAGGTGCCCCAGAGACAGTAGCATTCATGGGAGATGAGGCAGTGGCTGCTATCCCTGACCTCCCGGTGCTCCAATATACTCTCAAACACTATATCCTGTATCTGGACAAGATCCGGGCCTGTGCTAAGAGACTGAGCCAAG TTGATGCTTCATCAGAGTGGACGCCTCACCAGATAGAAATGTGCCTCTGGACCTGGACTGTGGCCCAAAAACTGTGTcccacagccctgcctcacttttCTTGGACAGCCTCCAAAGCCAAGAAAGGTGCTGAAGATGTTAGACCGTCCAAGAAACGAAAAGCTAGTATTCACTGA
- the RHOT2 gene encoding mitochondrial Rho GTPase 2 isoform X2, with amino-acid sequence MALVGEEFPEEVPPRAEEITIPADVTPEKVPTHIVDYSETEQTEEELKDEIHKANVVCMVYDVSEDSTIEKIRTKWIPLVNGRAEKGPRIPIILVGNKSDLRSGSSMETILPIMNQFSEIETCVECSAKNLKNISELFYYAQKAVLHPTAPLYDPEEKQLRPSCAQALTRIFRLSDQDNNQVLSDDELNYFQKSCFGNPLAPQALEDVKMVVCKNTTNGVKDDGLSLDGFLFLNTLFIQRGRHETTWTILRRFGYDDELELTDDYLHPLIRVPPGCTTELNHFGYQFLQKMFEKHDKDQDGALSPSELQSFFSPFPSLPWGPELYNMVCTNDKGLLSLHGFLCQWTLVTYLNIHHCLEHLGYLGYPILCEQDSQIHAITVTREKKVDLEKGQTQRNVFLCNVIGARGVGKSAFLQAFLGKNLEALREHPGEQSFHAINTVQVNGQEKYLILFEAEADTQFTTTSSVACDVACLMFAVNDPKSFAYCASVYKQYYMDGQIPCLFVASKSDLPEVVPPRGMSPAEFCYRHHLPPPCYFTSSGPSAPSTTVFTRLATLATFPHLSDLELRTASFWLRMTLGATVAAVLGFTLYKTLVKNK; translated from the exons ATGGCCCTGGTGGGCGAGGAGTTCCCGGAGGAG GTTCCCCCTCGAGCTGAGGAGATCACAATTCCAGCTGATGTTACCCCTGAGAAGGTGCCCACTCACATTGTGGATTACTCAG AAACAGAACAGACAGAGGAAGAACTGAAGGATGAGATCCACAAG GCAAATGTGGTATGCATGGTATATGATGTTTCTGAGGATTCtaccattgagaag ATCCGAACAAAGTGGATTCCATTGGTGAATGGGAGAGCAGAAAAAGGGCCAAG aatccctaTCATTCTGGTGGGGAACAAGTCAGACCTACGCTCTGGTAGCTCCATGGAGACCATTCTGCCAATCATGAACCAATTTTCTGAGATAGAGACCTGTGTAGAG TGTTCTGCCAAGAATTTGAAAAACATCTCAGAATTATTCTATTACGCTCAAAAGGCAGTTTTACACCCTACAGCACCCTTGTATGATCCAGAGGAGAAACAG CTAAGGCCATCTTGTGCTCAAGCACTCACACGCATCTTCAGACTCTCTGACCAGGACAACAACCAGGTGCTGAGTGACGATGAGCTCAATTACTTTCAG AAATCATGCTTTGGAAATCCTTTGGCCCCCCAAGCCCTGGAGGATGTGAAGATGGTGGTGTGTAAGAACACAACAAATGGTGTGAAAGATGATGGGCTGAGCTTGGATG GCTTCCTCTTTTTGAATACCCTCTTCATTCAGAGGGGTCGTCACGAGACCACCTGGACCATCCTACGCCGCTTTGGCTATGATGATGAGCTGGAGCTGACTGATGACTATCTTCACCCACT gATCCGTGTTCCTCCTGGCTGTACCACTGAGCTCAATCACTTTGGTTACCAGTTTTTGCAAAAGATGTTTGAGAAGCATGACAAG GACCAAGATGGAGCCCTCTCCCCTTCTGAGCTTCAGAGCTTCTTTAGCCCATTCCCTTCTCTGCCTTGGGGCCCTGAACTCTACAATATGGTATGCACCAATGATAAAGGCCTGCTTTCCCTGCATGGATTCCTCTGCCAGTGGAC ATTAGTAACCTACCTGAACATCCACCACTGCCTAGAGCACCTTGGTTACCTGGGTTACCCTATTCTGTGTGAGCAAGACTCTCAGATACATGCCATCACAG TCACCCGAGAGAAGAAGGTAGACCTGGAAAAGGGACAGACACAGAGGAATGTCTTCCTCTGTAACGTAATTGGTGCTCGGGGTGTAGGCAAGTCAGCATTCCTACAGGCCTTCCTTGGAAAGAACTTAGAG GCCCTCAGGGAGCACCCAGGAGAACAGTCCTTCCATGCCATCAACACAGTGCAAGTCAACGGGCAGGAGAAATATTTAATA CTGTTTGAGGCAGAAGCAGACACACAATTCACTACAACGTCCAGTGTAGCCTGTGATGTTGCCTGCTTGATGTTCGCTGTGAATGACCCCAAATCCTTCGCCTACTGCGCCAGTGTTTATAAG CAATACTATATGGATGGACAGATCCCCTGCCTCTTTGTTGCTTCCAAGTCTGATCTGCCAGAAGTGGTCCCACCACGCGGGATGTCCCCAGCTGAGTTCTGCTACAGGCACCATCTCCCTCCACCGTGCTACTTCACCAGCAGTGGTCCCAGTGCTCCGAGCACCACTGTTTTCACCCGGCTGGCAACTTTGGCCACTTTCCC gcACTTGAGTGATTTAGAACTTCGCACAGCCTCCTTTTGGCTCCGGATGACCTTGGGGGCCACTGTGGCTGCAGTCCTTGGATTCACCCTTTACAAGACCCTGGTGAAGAACAAGTAA
- the RHBDL1 gene encoding rhomboid-related protein 1 isoform X1: MDRSSLLQLIQEQLDPDNTGFIGVETFTGLVHSHELPLDPAKLDMLVALAQSNDQGQICYQELVDLISSKRSSSFKRAITNGQRALPRDGLLDEPGLGFYKRFVRYVAYEILPCEMDRRWYFYQHRTCPPPVFMATVTLTQIIVFLCYGARLNKWVLQTYHPEYMKSPLVYHPGHRARAWRFLTYMFMHVGLEQLGFNALLQLMIGVPLEMVHGVLRIGFLYLAGVLAGSLTVSITDMRAPVVGGSGGVYALCSAHLANVVMNWAGMRCPYKLLRMVLALVCMSSEVGRAVWLRFSPPLPASGPQPSFMAHLAGAVVGISMGLTILRSYEENLQDQCGWWVVLLSYATFLLFAIFWNIFAYDLLGAQVLPPP, translated from the exons ATGGACAGGAGCTCCCTGCTGCAGCTCATCCAGGAGCAG TTGGACCCAGACAACACTGGCTTCATTGGCGTGGAGACCTTCACCGGCCTGGTGCACAGCCATGAGCTGCCACTGGACCCTGCTAAGCTGGACATGCTGGTGGCACTGGCCCAGAGTAACGACCAAGGACAGATCTGCTACCAGGAGTTGGTAGACCTG ATCAGCAGCAAACGCTCCAGTAGCTTCAAGCGGGCCATCACCAATGGGCAGCGTGCCCTGCCGCGGGATGGACTACTGGATGAACCAGGCCTTGGTTTCTACAAGCGCTTTGTGCGCTACGTGGCCTATGAGATCCTACCTTGTGAGATGGATCGCCGATGGTACTTCTACCAGCACCGAACCTGCCCACCCCCAGTCTTCATGGCCACTGTCACACTCACACAG ATCATCGTGTTCTTGTGTTATGGGGCTCGATTGAACAAGTGGGTGCTGCAGACCTACCACCCTGAGTATATGAAGAGTCCTCTGGTGTACCACCCTGGCCATCGTGCTCGAGCCTGGCGATTTCTCACCTACATGTTCATGCATGTCGG GCTGGAACAGCTGGGCTTCAATGCTCTCCTACAGCTCATGATTGGCGTGCCCCTGGAGATGGTGCATGGGGTGCTTCGGATAGGTTTCCTTTACTTGGCAGGCGTGCTGGCAG GTTCCCTGACAGTCTCTATTACAGACATGCGGGCCCCTGTGGTAGGAGGTTCAGGCGGGGTCTATGCCCTCTGTTCTGCCCATCTGGCCAATGTTGTCATG AATTGGGCTGGCATGCGCTGCCCCTACAAATTGCTGAGAATGGTGCTGGCGCTGGTGTGCA TGAGCTCAGAGGTGGGCCGGGCTGTTTGGCTCCgcttctccccacccctgcctgccTCAGGCCCTCAGCCCAGCTTTATGGCCCATCTGGCGGGCGCCGTCGTGGGCATCAGCATGGGCCTGACCATCCTTCGAAGCTACGAGGAGAACCTGCAGGACCAGTGTGGCTGGTGGGTGGTGTTGCTCTCCTACGCCACCTTCCTCCTTTTTGCCATCTTCTGGAACATCTTCGCCTATGACCTGCTGGGGGCGCAGGTCCTGCCTCCCCCCTAG